Proteins from one Mus pahari chromosome 10, PAHARI_EIJ_v1.1, whole genome shotgun sequence genomic window:
- the LOC110327844 gene encoding olfactory receptor 10G7-like produces MSNMSKVTTFFLSGIPHPPVLDTMLFGIFLVIYILTVLGNLLILMVIRMDSHLHTPMYYLLSNLSFIDMWFSTVTVPKMLMTLASPGGGAISFHSCVAQYYSFHFLGSTECFLYTVMSYDRYLAISYPLRYSSMMGGKVCALLAAGTWLTGSLTSTVQTTLIFNLPYCGPNQIQHYFCDGPPILKLACADTSAYEMVIFVNIGVVASGCFFLISLSYVSIVCSILRIRTSEGRHRAFQTCASHCIVVLCFFGPGLFIYLRPGSRDAVDGIVAVFYTVLTPLLNPVVYTLRNKEVKKALLKIKYGSVLPQDK; encoded by the coding sequence ATGTCAAACATGAGCAAAGTGACCACATTCTTCCTCTCAGGTATTCCCCACCCACCAGTCCTGGACACCATGCTCTTTGGGATCTTCCTTGTGATTTATATTCTTACTGTGTTGGGAAACCTTCTCATCCTGATGGTGATCAGGATGGATTCccacctccacacacccatgtactacCTCCTCAGCAACCTCTCCTTTATTGACATGTGGTTCTCCACAGTCACAGTGCCTAAAATGCTGATGACTTTGGCGTCCCCAGGGGGTGGGGCTATCTCCTTCCATAGCTGTGTGGCACAGTACTATTCCTTCCACTTCCTGGGTAGCACTGAGTGTTTCCTGTACACAGTCATGTCTTATGATCGCTACCTGGCCATCAGTTACCCACTCAGGTACAGCAGCATGATGGGCGGGAAAGTGTGTGCCCTCCTGGCAGCAGGAACCTGGCTCACTGGTTCGCTGACCTCTACTGTCCAGACTACATTGATCTTCAACTTGCCCTACTGTGGACCCAATCAGATCCAGCATTATTTCTGTGATGGACCTCCCATCCTCAAGCTGGCCTGTGCAGACACCTCAGCCTATGAGATGGTCATCTTTGTGAACATCGGGGTAGTGGCTTCAGGCTGCTTTTTTCTGATTTCACTGTCCTATGTGTCCATTGTCTGCTCCATCCTGAGGATCCGCACTTCAGAGGGACGGCACAGAGCTTTCCAGACATGTGCCTCACACTGCATTGTGGTCCTCTGTTTCTTTGGCCCTGGTCTCTTCATCTACCTGAGGCCAGGCTCCAGGGATGCTGTGGATGGAATTGTGGCTGTTTTCTACACTGTGCTGACACCCCTACTCAACCCTGTTGTGTACACCCTGAGGAACAAGGAGGTGAAGAAAGCactgttgaaaataaaatatgggtCTGTGCTTCCTCAGGATAAATAA